One region of Mugil cephalus isolate CIBA_MC_2020 chromosome 17, CIBA_Mcephalus_1.1, whole genome shotgun sequence genomic DNA includes:
- the LOC125023347 gene encoding solute carrier family 2, facilitated glucose transporter member 1, which yields MLLHRERAISVSPRLMASQESHLTATLLTSILAAVLGSLQIGYHTGNVNAPAKIIEEFFNHTWRTRHNQSMPDHSLTILWSLSVSIKDFGALLGSLGVKYLADSYGRRNSILIVNCLSVAGACLMFASKASESFEVLILGRLVFGLFCGLVMSLNPLYIQEVSPTNLRGAFATLNQVSFATGILVGMVAGLETALGTEHHWAMMLSLSLIPALIQYLVLPFCPESPRYLLINRGEEAKAETALLRLRGSVDKMLAELEEMKEEAAHAQTGVTIHEFFKRRSYRQPIIIVLIVNLGSQLSGFNAIINYSTKMFQTNFDQAKYLTLGVGAVNVTFTLVAVFLMERAGRRKLLLTGFISIAVCNLLVTIVDSVLHLVPELRSLQVLLVFCLISAYELGPGPISWFIAAELFDHPGRPIAMAFTSMLNWGGKFVLALLFPPLLKICGAYVYLLFMSVALLAFTLTWIRLPETKGRTFDDIAEEFRGAEGIPLHNKTGFNTFT from the exons ATGCTCCTACATCGAGAGAGAGCGATATCCGTCTCACCGCGACTAATGGCGTCTCAGGAG AGCCATCTGACAGCCACACTCCTGACCTCCATCCTTGCAGCGGTGCTGGGCTCCCTGCAGATCGGATACCACACGGGCAACGTCAACGCTCCAGCCAAG ATCATCGAAGAGTTTTTCAACCACACCTGGAGaaccagacacaaccagtcGATGCCAGATCACAGTCTGACTATCCTGTGGTCGCTCTCCGTCAGCATTAAGGACTTTGGAGCTTTGCTGGGCTCACTGGGAGTAAAATACCTTGCAGATTCTTACGGCAG GCGTAACTCCATCTTGATAGTcaactgtctgtctgtggccGGAGCGTGTCTGATGTTTGCCTCCAAGGCCAGCGAGTCATTCGAGGTTCTCATCCTGGGACGGTTGGTGTTCGGCCTGTTCTGTGGCCTGGTGATGAGCCTCAACCCCCTCTACATCCAGGAAGTGTCCCCCACCAACCTGAGGGGGGCCTTTGCCACACTCAACCAAGTGTCCTTTGCCACCGGCATCCTGGTGGGAATG GTGGCTGGTCTGGAGACGGCGTTGGGCACAGAGCATCACTGGGCCATGATGCTGTCCCTGTCTCTCATTCCAGCCCTGATACAGTACCTGGTCCTGCCTTTCTGCCCTGAGAGCCCTCGCTACCTCCTCATCAACCGGGGAGAGGAGGCCAAGGCAGAAACTG CTCTGCTGAGGCTGAGGGGCAGTGTAGACAAGATGTTGgctgagctggaggagatgaaggaggaggctgCCCACGCTCAGACCGGGGTCACTATCCATGAGTTCTTCAAGAGACGCAGCTACAGGCAGCCCATTATTATCGTCCTCATCGTCAACTTGGGAAGCCAGCTCTCCGGATTCAACGCG ATAATCAACTATTCCACCAAAATGTTCCAGACCAACTTCGACCAGGCCAAATATCTGACTCTGGGTGTTGGAGCTGTCAATGTGACCTTCACTTTGGTAGCA GTCTTCCTGATGGAGAGGGCAGGGAGGAGGAAGTTGCTCCTGACTGGTTTCATCTCCATAGCTGTGTGCAACTTACTCGTGACCATAGTCGACTCGGTCCTG CACCTGGTCCCAGAGCTGCGGAGCCTTCAGGTCCTGCTGGTGTTCTGCCTGATCTCTGCGTATGAGCTGGGCCCGGGTCCCATCTCCTGGTTCATCGCTGCTGAGCTGTTCGACCATCCCGGCAGACCCATCGCCATGGCCTTCACCAGCATGCTCAACTGGGGAGGGAAGTTTGTCCTggctctcctctttcctccattACTG aaaatctGTGGCGCTTATGTCTACCTCCTCTTCATGAGCGTGGCTCTGCTCGCCTTCACCCTCACCTGGATTCGCCTCCCGGAGACGAAAGGCCGAACGTTCGACGATATTGCGGAGGAGTTCAGAGGAGCGGAGGGCATCCCTCTGCACAATAAGACTGGGTTCAACACCTTCACCTGA